The following are encoded in a window of Candidatus Eisenbacteria bacterium genomic DNA:
- the tuf gene encoding elongation factor Tu (EF-Tu; promotes GTP-dependent binding of aminoacyl-tRNA to the A-site of ribosomes during protein biosynthesis; when the tRNA anticodon matches the mRNA codon, GTP hydrolysis results; the inactive EF-Tu-GDP leaves the ribosome and release of GDP is promoted by elongation factor Ts; many prokaryotes have two copies of the gene encoding EF-Tu) → MAKQKFERTKPHVNVGTIGHVDHGKTTLTAAITMVLSQNNPKIHVRD, encoded by the coding sequence ATGGCCAAGCAGAAGTTCGAGCGTACCAAGCCGCACGTGAACGTGGGCACGATCGGGCACGTGGACCACGGGAAGACGACGTTGACGGCGGCGATCACGATGGTTCTTTCGCAGAACAACCCGAAGATTCACGTTCGCGAC